The DNA segment CGAAGTTCTTCAACGTAACCACGCTTTTCAGCACGTCCGTTACCTTGTTCTTGTGGGCTTTCATGATGAGGGATTTGACATGCATGAGGGGCATAACCCTCAATTCCCGGCTGGAACAGACAGAAACGACGACATGTTCGATTTCCATCGGTGGAATGCCGGGCCCGCTCCTTCTTTACAGTGGGGGGTCAACAACACGAGGCTTCATGGAATCCCCGATTATTCCAAGTTGGACTGGCGTCGTGTGAGCATAAACAACACACGCGCATCGGCAGCATACGATATGGACAAGGCATGGGACCCTATGGCCAAGTTATTCGGCCGGCTATCTGGCTTGCGAGAGGTCATGTACCAGTGTCCGGCTCAGTTTTCACCTTGTCTGCTCCATGCTCTTCACGATAAGATGCCGTAGATCATACCGCGACTTCACCTGCGCACATCTGAGTTACGCATGCTGCGCGCGCTGAACGACACCACTACCGCCGAAACCGACCTCGACCCCCATGAGCTAACTTTGATCACTTCACCTTGTGTTCACAGCGTATGGGTTCTGGATGTTAGCAACCGGGGAAGAAAGGCTGCCATGGAGCCCAAGAAACAGGATGTCTTCTGCCGAGTGATGGGGAACAAAGTACTGGTACCGAACCTGGACGAGACTAGCCTTGTCGGGCATCAGGCTTTTCTTCCAGGTAACGCTTCTCATAACATTGTTGTGACGATACTGAAGAAAGCAGCCAAGGAAAAGAGTCGTCTTCATTTGAAGAAGCTCTTTCTGAACTGTGCATACCTCAACGACATCATGGCAATGGGAAACGCCCTGGATCTGAGTTTGCTCCGGGTTCTTCACCTTACAAAGATGCACCGCGCGTACGCTCTTGATGCTCTTGGAGCCAGAAGCTTTCCCCTGCTGCAAGACCTCTCCATTGAGTGCACATTCAGTTCCGTGGTTTTGTGGGAGGCATACGACAAGGTCAAGCAGTTTGTAAGAGGATTCCGAAATCTCGAGAGCCTCACAGTGCGCGGATGGGATTGGTCCATGGCTTCCTTTTCGGACTGGTGTGGAGATATAACCCCTTTTGAGACAGTCTGGAGTCTTTGGTTGGAAGGCGAAAGGGAGAGCGAGATCGCAAGCTCAATCCAGTCTGATCTGGAGATCAGATGTCTTGGCTATATCTACCCTGGCGTTGAGATGTTGTCTCTGCCAATCCGTCGCTCAAAAGGGGACGCGAACAAGGTGCTTTTGTACGAAGCCATAGCCAAGGGCTTTCCAAAGCTCAAGCGGCTGGCGCTGACCCTCGAGGCGCTCGTGGCCCATGTCGACACACCACCgcaacctccgcctccgtctGCGCTTGGTCCAACCCCTGCACTTGCTCCAACTCATCTGACGACAATATCAGGATTTGGACTCGGTATAAATGCACCCGTTCCTGATCGCTGGTTGGACCAACTTCAGAATGTGACCTCGTTGCTGCCATCCCCCAGTAGGTACACCCATCTCCCATTCACCGATCAGCCCGCCCCtggcctccacccccttcttaACGGCGAGGTCCTCGACCTCTTTGTCAACTTGGCCCTCGACGCCAAGCTAGCCCGTCAGATCTTTTATATGATCTCTTCCAGCTCTCACAACTCTTCCAGACTGGAAACGATGATGGTCCGCACCAAGGCTTTGGTGAGGCGCCGGTCGGTTCCCCCCTCGCCAGAGGAATGCCATCACGGCCCCGTCCCCGGAACTGGATATAAGTATGGGCAGCTGGTCAACCATGAGGCATTAGCGGCGTATATAGatgggttggcgagggagtgGCGGGTTGAGACTTTGCtctgtgatgatggtggggagaaaaaaagggtcaAGGAGCTTGGGGCGCGGGCTgagggttggagggggttacCGATGCATCCCTTGATGCCTAACGAGGGGGATTCAGCGATGGGGCTTTTTAGAAGTCTGTGGCCTGATAAGAAGGAGGgcgggaaggggtggtgggaggactgggagagTTGGGGTTTGGAGAGGGGTCACATGGGGGCTGTAGTTGGCCCACGTCAGCCAGGACACATATAAGCCCCCTTCAAGTTGAAGCAAATTCTCGGTAGACATATCCTTTTGCattttttgcctttttttgGTAATTCTTTCTGGTTTGGCAAAATtaagtacctacctaccttacgTAATTGTGAAGGAATTTGAAGGGTGATGTCAGATAGGAGGCTGAACGAATCTACCTGATAAAGACACGACACTGCCGTACTTCCAATAAAGTATTCTGCGGTCTACTATTACTGTTGGCATAGCATTGATTAGCTTATGAAGCATTGCAGCTACTATTACAGTCTCCGCAACTAGCAACTGCCCTGTCAGCTCCTCCCCGTGCACCATGTATTCCAACTTTGTGGCAATCACATTCAGCTAGGTCAAGTTGAACCGGTGAGCGCAAGCTTGATTCTTTGATGAGGCTTTGAAGGGCCGTCAATCGAGACTCTGAAATGGCACCGCTGTCAGTGGGCTTCGAGCGAGCCGCTTCGCAGAACCAGCTGTTGCAGACAACGTATTCTTCGCCAAAAACACGTTGATACAGTGCTCTTGTGCTCTGGAAGGCAGAGAGAATATCGGCTTGCTCGATGTTAtcgttgtggttgatgaaacGGCCCTGAGCGGCCTTCTCAGAGTAGAGGGTGTATTGAGCTGGCGAGAGTTGGTGTGTGTGCCAAACTAGGTCAATGTCAATGGTAGGAACAGTGGCATGGTTTGCCACGgcgaaaagagaaaagaagttGCGGTACCGAGATATTGCGCGGCCTAGCATAGAATCGACATTAGGGCTGCGTATCCAACCAAATCTCGTCATTTTGCGAGCGAAAGCTGCTTGCCGGTGGACCGCAGCTGCTAGGTCAAGAACAGACGGTGAGAATCGGAGAGCTTGTTTTGAAAGCACTGTCTCGGTGTGATCGATTTCGGCAGAGAGAAGCTCGAGAACGTCGGGGTGCGTTTTGACTTGTGCCTTCAGAGACTCGAGGAGATCGGGTGATAGATCAATATAGGCGATCGTCTTGATTTGCGAATCCGACAGGATGAATGTTGTCGACTTGATATCGATGGCCTGGCACTAGGTGATTGTCAGCTTTGTTCAGCGTGTTTCGTTACAATTCTCCGGAACATACAACTGGTAGCCATGgaatcccaccatcaccggcccCACCGGGGCGGGTGATCGTACAGAACTCGGCATAGGCATGGGGGTTCAGCATGAATGAATGCCAAACCATCAAGATATCTTATGAAACGGATTCAGAAACGGTACTGGCCATGATAAATCTTCACAGAGGGACTGACCGAGAGGGGGCAACGAGTTTGTCATAGAGGCGTCATCCACCAAGGAAAACCATTGGTGAAACCGCAATGTTGCAAGGTCGACGAATCTTCTCCATGCGATGTTGTGATCTGCCTGACGAGAGCGAGCCCATTGCTCAACGCCTTCACGCAGAACAACAAAGGTTTCAAGAACTTTGAGATGGCCACGACAAGCCTCGATAGTAGGAAGACCCTTTTCAGGCGCATCCTGAAACTCTCGTCTAAAGGTTGTCAGCTAAGCGGCAAGTGGGAAAGGTGACATGCCTCCAACAATGACTTACTTATCTATGAGACCAGGCATGTTGATTCTTGTCGATCTGGAACATAGGGTGAGGTGTCTGGTCGGCGGTTATGGCTGGGTTTTTATGCACTCTAATAAGGTATGCCATCTATAGAGGTTGAGCGAAGTTACTGGGAGGGTACCCCACTTCTGGCTAACATTTTCTCCCGCACCAGCTGGGCAAGCTGAAATGACTCTTGCCAGGAACAGTGAGGCGGTGGCGCAGTGAGATGGCGGTGGGCTACCTCACTCTGGGCACGGTTAGCTGACGAATGACAGGCCTTACTCACCTCCATGAGGGATTATTGAATGTCTATGTGGCTGCTCGGGCATTGCAGCTGCCTCTCAGCCTGGCATCTTCGTGGTCGCTTCTCTGATCCTGGAGCCCCTTCGTATTTCGTGCCTCGACGTGGATACCTGAGACTTTCCTATCGAACAACGAACAGATCTTCAATTTTAACCAAGTTGTGGCTGTCGCAATGGAAGTTTTTGGCGTCATCGCTGGTGTTGCGGGCCTCGCAGATGTAGGGAGCAGGCTTTCTTTACGACTGAGAGAGGTCGCTCGCAGTTGGATCGATGCACCAAACGAAATCCTAGCCCTCAACAACGAAATAGCGGACTTGGCTGCTTTGCTCCGCTTCACCGAGGACGCCTGTGAAAGAACAAAGGACGCGTACCAAAACGAATCATTCGTCACTGCTCTGGATTCGCATGTGTGCACGGCACGCCAACtattggaggaggtggaggatgttgttgagctCTTAGCATCCGCCCACGGCATGAAACAGAAAAGGAAATGGGTGAGAACGAAGGAGTCTGTGCTtaccaagaaggagaaactCAAAACAGTCCGTATAAAGATTCGGGATCTTCTAGAACTCTACCAAATGTATGTCACTGAGCCCTATGGCGTGCCCGCTGTCTGGTGCTGGAGGTCTAACAATTGAATACAGGTTAACAGCCCCTAAACTCCAGCTTGAACTTGCATCGGTGAAGCTTGAGTTGAGGAGCGGTGCTTCCGCAGCGTCAAATAATCTTCGCTCCATGCTCGAGCTGATGGAAACAGTCAACTCTAATGTTGCCTATATGCGGGAGTCAGCAGACCAACAAACTGCCATTGTTAAGGGAATAGAGCAAGCCGTTTCAAATATGGCAAGTGCTTCGAAACTGGGGGCCAATCTTTCGTTTCCGCCCCTGTCAGGCAAGGACTCGACGTCAAGGGTTACAGAGCCAGTCGGCAATTGCAAGGACAACAACACGTTCAGCATCTGGGCGGTTTACAGACACCGAACCTGCACATCGGGCTGCATATGTGCTTGCCACACAGCTAGAAACTCAACAAGAAGGTTCAGCAGCCCAGGCTTTCTCCGCGACTTCATGGGATCATTATTCGCGGCCTACACAGTCATACCCGGTTTGAAAGGTGCCGTTGCCTGCGATACACCCATGTGTCACCGCGAACTGTCCAAGACCTGGGAAATAGCATATGAGTTTCCCATGTGGTTCGCCAACTGGAGCATGCACGCTCTCATACACAACGCATCTACTGGGAGTCCCATGCTGAGTCTGGTACTCAGAAAGCGGGTCGAACACCGCTTCGATGGTATCTTCCGGGCTGTCGACTCCAACAATATCGAGGCTATCAGGGCTATCCTCCAAAGAAATCCAGACAGTATCAACTACAAAGTGGACCGTAACGGCTTTACCCCCCTACATTTCGCGTGCTTGCGACCCACCAAGATTTCTTTCAGCGTGTTCCGGCTCCTCTTGCGCGCCGGAGCAGATGTCGATGCTAAGAATGACTCGGGCCGGTCAGCCATGAGTTACGTGGCTGGCCACATGGTGCTGGGCGGATTCCCAGATCTACACACAGATGAAATCAGCCGCTGGGTGTCTCCTTCACGCATCGTGGATGAGTTGGAGCTCTCCCCTGTTACTGAGGTAGCGGTCGGGCTCCGCGTGGGAAATATCACATCAATGCTACGAACACTGACAACAAGGAGGCTCAAACTTACCGAATTCGATAGCACCGGCTCGACTCCGCTGTGTTGGGCATCCAAGGCCGGCAACCTTGAAGCGATTCAGGCCATGGTCAATGTGGGGGCTGTTGATATCAATCAGTGCACCAGCACAGGCAACACAGCCTTGATGTGCTCGTTTGCGCTGCATAACCCGCGGGTCGGCGAGCTGATCGATTGGCTTCTTGATAATGGTGCAGACCCACTGCAGCAGAATCACGATGGTTACAACGTCTTCACCCTAGCTTGCTATCTTGGTCGGTTTGATGTTGTTCAACAGCTGCTCAAGCGGGGAGTTGATCCCGACGTGCGGGATGGGCGGGCGAGGACCGGACTCAGTTGTGCCATCCCGTATGACCATGATCATATTGTTCGATTCCTGTACAAACTGGGTGCCGATGTGAATGCGGTAAATGCTCGAGGCTTCGTGCCGCTAATGGTTGCGACAGGGTATAATGCCCATCGATGTCTACAGATGTTGCTGTtcgaggccaaggccgaCTACCTGTTCCATGCGCAAGACGGTTGGAATATTTTACTACATGCCGGTTCTTGCGGCGATACGCGTACATTGGAAATTCTCTCTCAACACGGCCTGGCAGGCCTGGATATCCATGCGCGGAGCAGCAATCTCACGGCAGAGGGGGCGTTTTTCTCACGCCCCGCTACAGCTTCCCAGTCGACTGTTACAGCTTTCAAGGCATTGCTTGCAATTGTGGAGAAAAAAACGAAAATGTGTGAGACTCagggagatgttgagatggaagaagatgcGGATGAGGTGTACTTTGATGCTTTAGCACAAATGACCAGCGACTTGCTATAAGACGACTGGACAGGAACCATGAGGGCCTGAACTGTTGATCCAGGTTCACACTTACACGTTTAATTCCTTTACTTCACCAAACCTCATAATCAAGTCCATTGAAAAAGTTGTGGCAGCCGTGGCAGAGTAAAGGGAACGGGACGTCCACGGTTAGGGCGGCAGGTTGATGATCAGATTTGGGCAGCAAGATTGTCAGTCTGACCAAACCACGAGCATTTGTGTCTTGCACCACGGTTGTCAACACTGAGTCTGACAAgaaacccccatcacctGTTAGCATCGATCGACGCTCCGCCCTCCACAACCATTCACATTTCGCTAATGAACATAGCACAATGGCAATGCTCCTACATCTCAGACCAAATCGAGGCTCCCATAGGTACCTATCTAGCTACCTTGCTCATTGCTGGAACTTCACTGTTACCACCGTGGTTAATTGCCCATCTATCGGCGTCCAATGTTGAGTTCTTACTATCATTCATTTCCGCCTTGCCCATGATTAGAGGACGATAGCTTTGCCCACAGCAAAGTGGTGATCGGCAAGCTGGCATTATCTGGCCTGAAGTTGGCGATCTTTAGCCCATCTCGCACCAGCAAGGGCACCGGCACATAAGCCCCAAACGAAATATAATAGCCGCATTTGTACCACAGTTTGGGCCCTTTTTTCGTATCAGACCCTCTGATATCTGCATCTGACACGAGAACGAGTCCGACGACGCGCGTGTCGGGTCCCGGATCAAAGCCCATCAAGCTGAGCGCTATCTTTGCTCCAGGCTCATCACTGGGGATGCTAACAGATTTGAATGTGGAATCTTTAGGGTCCTCCATGACTGAAAGGGGGAGAAAGCGAAAGTGAACTCTCTGCGGCAAGTTTGTGTCGTCTCCGAGCGCATCTTGTGGTACCATGTCATCGAAGGTGCCAAACCATTTCCAGCGAAAGTTCCGACGCCATTTCAATTCTTCATACTTTTGTTCGATGGCCTTGGGTGCCTTGGCCATGTCCTCCACCGTGAAGGACCCACCAGCAACATTTTTCAGTGCAATGAACACCTTGCGACTGATCGGTTCCTGCAAATATAACCCGCTGGGGatgtgaagatgatggtccTCGGTTACAgtccaacctcgcccagcaGCCGGAGATGGCTCACGTCCGAAGAAGGGGGTCGTCTCCAGCATAAGACAACTTCTCAGGATGGGGTCAAAGTTCCCTGATTTCCACTGGGaacaaccatcaccattcCTTTCTCCCCCCCGCAGAACAGCTGGCAAGTCGATGCGGACCCGAGGCTTGAACTGCTACCGCTGACGCTCCACCTCCGTTACGGCGTCCCAATGGCTTCGCAATTCTTAGAGAATGTCGATAAGGCCAGCAGGCATGCTCACCTCGCAGACAGAGGCTGGATACTGCAGGAACGCGTGCTCTCACGGCGCATTCTGCATTTTGGGCGAGACCACACTTTCTGGGAATGCCATGAAGACAGCTTCGCAGAGAACGGCTACCTCTTTCAACGACGTGACCTCCGGGAGTGCGAAATCGCCCAAGACAGTCGCTTCTCTAAACTAGCCTACAGTCAAGTGCTAGAAGAAGCCGGTCAGCCTTCGTTACCACCAGAGGAGTTCTACAAGCAGTGGGTACGACTGGTAGAGATTTATAGCATCCTAAGCCTTACTCGCGGAGAGGACAGGCTCTCAGCCCTCTCTGGTTTAGCGCGGACCTTTCACGCCCGCACCGACCCGGAGAACAGGTACATTTGTGGCTTGTGGGGAGCCAATATCGCAAAGTATCTCGCATGGTCTCTCACTCCTTCAAAGCCGGAGGACGGACACCGCGTTTTCCAGGGCCGGATCTATGAAGACAGGTCTCAAGGTGGCGGGCACGAGCATGACGGAAGTTTCATCCATGCTTCCCAGCTCTCGCCGCGTCCAGCAATTTTTCGTGCTCCGAGCTTTTCTCGGGCTCCCGTAGATGGGCTAATTGAGTTCCACGATTGGTACGAACAAGAAGCGGCATCGGCAATACGTCTGGATGAAGTTCACAACGGTTCTGCACATGGACAATGCGGCTACGTGGAGGATCCTTACGGCAAACCCGAAGAGGGATCTGTCTACATTGATGTCACGGGCCTGGTACTGCGTGCCTGGAGCCTCGGACCCTTTCGAACGGATCTGAAGAGGACACTCTACCCGCGAAAAGCGGGCTACACCCCGTTGTACTTCGCCGAGGACTCCGAGTACGTCGAAGCATCGTTTGGGTATTTGCTTCCGGATACAATGGAGCCCGAAACACAACAACGAAGGCTGGTGTCCTGCCTCAAGCTGTCAAAGTCTttctggtgctggtgccTCTTCATGGCGGCGActgggaagatggagattGGCAGGGAGAGGTTGTTCTTCCGGCTTTTCGGCGAATTGGACTGGGTATCACGAGATATATGGATGATTTAgggaaggaggcggatgcCTTTGCTGATGCCAGCGTGGTAACTATCCGGCTGGTGTAAGAAGGAGCCTGGTTGCCTGCCAGAACTCGTCCCTCGCTAGAGGGCAATTGAAGGTATGAGATACTCTGGATCCTAGAAGTTTTAGAAGGGGCACCTCGGTTGGTTCCCACTATTGTGTTGACGTTGGGGGTTGATTGACGGCGATGATATGGCTGATATAGTACAAAGGTGGAAAAATAGTTGTTGCAGgtataaccctaaccctacgTAGATAATACCCCCTCAAGATCTAGGTAAATGCCCCCCGAATGGTTCCCTAAAACTAAGAACAGCTAGCAATATAGGTTCTCTTTGTATTTACCTAAAGTCCTAAGTATCTTTTAGCCGCCGATTTTTATTTCCGATTTCCATTTTCGACTAACGTAGTTGATAAGCGAATGACAgataagcgaatgacacACGAAATCGAACCTGCGCAACAAAATCTATATCTATTCCACTAAAACAACTCAAAACAAATGAAACTACTCGGAGTCGTCTTCCTCAGACGTTTCCACAACTATCTGACAAGTGCGCGCATTGTGGCCAGGCTCGCCGCAGTTGCCACAACGCCGCGCGCGCGTCTCAGCCCTCGGCTTCCGACCACTACCCGCCGGCGTTTCCTCCTTGATCtgcacctcaacctctctctGACCCTGTATATCCTGTGCATCCTGTACACTAAGCGATCCTCCTTGCCGCAGCCGTTGTTTTGGCCCTTCGGCGCTTGCTGAGCGCCTCATTCGCTGCTCGAAGGCTCTGGTTCTCCGACTTTAACAATGCCAACTGATGCATTATCTTAGATGTCCCTTTCGCAAAGATATCAACCGCCCTTAAAATCTCGGTTggagagctattttgatgccGAGCAATTCGATTCTTAATGAGGGTAGACTGCGAAAAGGCttcggttgggttgtttggggtcTTGGAAACCCAGGTGTGGGCACTGCCAGGCCGCGGGTtcgagggagttggtgtcTTTAAACGAACGTCGAGCTGGGAGATCACTTTCTCAGGGTCCAAAGGAACAAGTCCAGCGCCTCGGAAACCTCCTCGAATGTTGTCGCCCGTCATTGCTGCCTGGTGCGCTGCGAAGATCGCGGGAAGGAAGTCCTCCTTAGTGATGTGGGTTATGCTTGCCCGCATCATCCCCTCGATCTGCTTGCCGTATGCCGTCTTGAGCGGGCTgaaacagccaacatcgagtggctggaggatgtGAGATAAGTGAGGAGGCATACAGAGggtgataatgttattctccttgcagtAGACCTCGAaatcggtcgagtggtggctgtcgtggccgtcgaggacgaggaggcgatgaaccCCGGCTGTTCGAGCTTTGGTATGCCTGTCGAAGTGCTGAATCCATTCTAGGCCTCTCGTTGGTTGTCCAACCGTTTTCGGATGTTGCAATGACCCAGTCCTTGGGCAATGGGCTGTTCTCGTAccaagaggagaggtggtacttgcccttgacgatgatgaacgGCGGGATCGCCCAGCCGGTAGCATTGACgccctggatcaccgttgcccacTCTCGATTGCCAGGCTGCTTCGATTTTGCCCTGCCACGCCGTTCGGAGCTTGTGACAACCATCGCGGTTGAGATAACGCCCATtataaacccagtctcgtcaaAGTTGTAAATATCCGCCTCCAGGATACCATATTTCGCAATTGTGTTCCGCACCAGCGCGAACCAGCCACGAATAATCTCTGGATCTTCGCATtgggccctctggtagtcgtatttccgattaaaacgcgtgGTGAGTTTTAGATGCCGTTTaacga comes from the Podospora pseudocomata strain CBS 415.72m chromosome 5, whole genome shotgun sequence genome and includes:
- a CDS encoding hypothetical protein (EggNog:ENOG503NZFV; COG:S) gives rise to the protein MVWHSFMLNPHAYAEFCTITRPGGAGDGGIPWLPVDLSPDLLESLKAQVKTHPDVLELLSAEIDHTETVLSKQALRFSPSVLDLAAAVHRQAAFARKMTRFGWIRSPNVDSMLGRAISRYRNFFSLFAVANHATVPTIDIDLVWHTHQLSPAQYTLYSEKAAQGRFINHNDNIEQADILSAFQSTRALYQRVFGEEYVVCNSWFCEAARSKPTDSGAISESRLTALQSLIKESSLRSPVQLDLAECDCHKVGIHGARGGADRAVASCGDCNSSCNAS